In Propionispora vibrioides, a single genomic region encodes these proteins:
- a CDS encoding helix-turn-helix domain-containing protein has protein sequence MEKFIYKKSSEVTALSASFTDFTYKKHCHEEYALGVTLRGIQQYNLDGSFQSSYQSGVMLFNPEQIHDGRAHDRTGIDYVMLYIEPRLFLDILGKKDIVRFAAPIVYHQALRNSILKLSRAILSEDEEALCSELLLSLVDNFNRINLYTDYRKDSKLIKKAKEMIYSKIENVLSLDEISRELAMSKFQFIRLFKANTGISPYQFFIFSKVNRAKQLLEKNKDIYSAIAECGFVDLSHLNKHFKKIYGITAFEYKAHLN, from the coding sequence ATGGAAAAATTCATATATAAAAAGTCATCCGAGGTTACGGCGCTATCCGCGAGCTTTACCGATTTCACCTATAAAAAGCATTGTCATGAGGAATATGCCTTGGGTGTGACCTTGCGCGGCATTCAACAGTATAATTTGGATGGCAGTTTTCAGTCGTCCTATCAAAGCGGGGTTATGCTGTTTAATCCTGAGCAGATCCATGACGGCAGAGCCCATGACCGTACGGGGATTGATTATGTTATGCTGTATATTGAACCGAGGCTGTTTTTAGATATCCTGGGGAAAAAGGATATAGTCCGGTTTGCAGCCCCCATTGTCTATCATCAAGCTCTGCGGAATAGTATTTTAAAGCTTTCCCGCGCCATTCTAAGTGAGGACGAGGAAGCTTTGTGCAGTGAATTGCTCCTGTCTCTCGTAGATAACTTTAATCGGATTAATCTTTATACAGACTATAGAAAAGATAGTAAGCTAATTAAAAAAGCAAAGGAAATGATTTATTCTAAAATAGAAAATGTATTGAGCCTTGATGAAATTTCCCGGGAGCTGGCTATGTCAAAGTTTCAGTTTATCCGGTTATTTAAAGCGAATACGGGGATCTCACCCTATCAATTTTTTATATTTAGCAAGGTCAATCGTGCCAAGCAGTTACTGGAGAAAAACAAAGATATTTATTCAGCCATCGCAGAATGTGGTTTTGTCGATTTATCTCATTTAAATAAGCATTTCAAAAAGATTTATGGAATAACGGCGTTTGAGTATAAAGCACATTTAAATTAG
- a CDS encoding FecCD family ABC transporter permease has translation MDQSKFPAKPVQINRIKSYPWAAWLTIAGGTGLLAMIMAFSITRGAAQIPLSSVWNALFHFNPADTQHLIVVDLRLPRVLASALAGASLAVAGAVMQGVTRNPMADSGLMGLNAGAGFALSICFAFFPELPYLRLILFSFMGAAIGAGFTYGIASLQRGGATPMRLVLAGAAVTALLTALSQGIALYFNVAQNIMFWTAGGVAGSNWEQVRIMIPWITVTLLGAIALSRSISIMSLGEDVSKGLGLNTLLVNLLSSAVVLLLAGAAVAVVGAVGFVGLIVPHLARFLIGVDYRLIIPSSIVLGSLLVVLADLGARTLNPPFETPIGALIALIGVPFFLYLAHKERRAL, from the coding sequence ATGGATCAATCAAAATTCCCGGCAAAGCCGGTTCAAATCAATCGAATAAAAAGCTACCCCTGGGCGGCATGGCTGACCATCGCCGGCGGCACAGGACTACTGGCGATGATCATGGCATTTTCCATTACCAGAGGAGCAGCCCAAATCCCGCTGTCCTCGGTATGGAACGCCTTGTTTCACTTTAATCCGGCAGATACACAGCACTTGATTGTGGTGGACCTACGCCTGCCCCGCGTGCTGGCCAGTGCCTTGGCGGGCGCGTCCTTGGCGGTGGCTGGGGCTGTTATGCAGGGTGTGACCCGCAATCCTATGGCAGATTCCGGCTTAATGGGTTTAAACGCCGGAGCAGGGTTTGCTCTCTCCATCTGCTTTGCATTTTTCCCCGAACTGCCCTACCTGCGGCTTATCCTGTTTTCCTTTATGGGAGCGGCCATAGGCGCGGGATTTACGTATGGCATCGCGTCCCTGCAGCGTGGCGGGGCGACCCCTATGCGCTTGGTACTCGCAGGTGCGGCAGTCACCGCATTGCTGACTGCACTTAGTCAGGGTATTGCTTTGTACTTCAATGTAGCGCAAAATATCATGTTTTGGACGGCGGGCGGCGTGGCCGGCTCCAACTGGGAACAAGTCAGGATTATGATCCCATGGATTACGGTCACCCTTCTGGGCGCAATCGCCCTTTCCCGTTCCATTTCCATCATGAGTTTGGGTGAAGATGTGTCCAAGGGCTTGGGGCTAAATACACTGCTTGTCAATTTACTCAGCAGCGCCGTCGTGCTGTTACTGGCCGGCGCTGCTGTGGCGGTGGTCGGTGCGGTGGGTTTTGTAGGGCTGATCGTACCGCATCTGGCTCGGTTTCTCATTGGGGTGGATTACCGCCTCATTATTCCCTCCTCGATAGTGTTAGGAAGCCTGTTGGTGGTATTGGCGGATTTGGGTGCGAGAACGCTCAACCCGCCCTTTGAGACTCCCATTGGCGCGCTCATCGCCTTGATCGGCGTTCCTTTCTTCCTGTACCTGGCCCACAAAGAAAGGAGGGCGCTATGA
- a CDS encoding ABC transporter substrate-binding protein, giving the protein MKKLIGLTVALFLLTGILTGCAETPSNSSTTSKVTDKTAVEITWPRTIKDALGKQITLKKKPERIVLLDFGFMESMFALGVPPIASTYAERSLKGFGTLQPYAANAQIEELGEGRAPNLEKLAELAPDLILQTAEPEHLDMKLYERASQIAPVVTFNSSDWKEQLRNFAACLGEEKKAEAYIISIETLLAESRKKLSGHNGKTVALLFESSGNKGNFVITGSAENPVWFDRETGLGLTPPDGYPRKGEAISLEGLAAINPDYIFLFGSLGSAANDYKQNYLSEKTQASSVWQSLTAVKNRHVYQLDAAVRAVGPLSIKLGIETIVENMTK; this is encoded by the coding sequence ATGAAAAAGCTTATAGGGTTGACTGTCGCTCTCTTCCTATTGACGGGCATACTAACCGGATGTGCTGAGACGCCTTCGAATAGCAGCACAACATCGAAAGTTACCGATAAAACAGCTGTGGAAATAACCTGGCCACGAACAATAAAAGATGCTTTAGGCAAACAAATAACCTTGAAGAAAAAACCTGAACGGATTGTGCTTCTTGATTTTGGGTTCATGGAAAGTATGTTCGCGTTGGGCGTTCCCCCCATTGCCTCGACTTATGCCGAAAGGTCATTAAAAGGTTTTGGAACTTTACAGCCCTACGCCGCGAATGCGCAAATTGAAGAATTGGGGGAAGGCAGGGCGCCAAATCTTGAGAAACTGGCGGAACTGGCGCCTGATCTTATTCTCCAGACCGCCGAGCCGGAACATCTGGATATGAAGTTATACGAAAGAGCTTCTCAGATCGCTCCCGTAGTAACATTCAACAGTTCTGACTGGAAAGAACAGTTGAGGAATTTCGCCGCATGCCTCGGTGAAGAAAAAAAGGCAGAGGCATACATTATATCTATCGAAACACTACTTGCTGAATCCAGAAAAAAGCTTTCCGGACATAATGGCAAAACCGTGGCGTTACTATTTGAGAGCAGCGGTAATAAAGGCAACTTTGTCATTACGGGCTCTGCGGAAAATCCGGTGTGGTTCGACAGGGAAACCGGCCTTGGTCTGACGCCTCCGGACGGTTATCCCAGGAAAGGGGAAGCGATATCTTTGGAAGGTTTGGCGGCGATAAACCCGGATTATATCTTCCTGTTCGGTTCATTGGGGTCGGCGGCGAACGACTACAAACAAAACTATTTGTCGGAAAAAACGCAGGCTTCCTCCGTCTGGCAATCGTTAACCGCCGTAAAAAACAGACATGTTTATCAGCTTGACGCGGCAGTGCGGGCAGTCGGCCCCCTGAGCATCAAGCTTGGAATTGAAACCATAGTTGAGAACATGACCAAGTAA
- a CDS encoding phosphoenolpyruvate synthase → MKPYVLFFNQIDASSLSYVGGKGANLGEMTQAGFPVPGGFCITTYAYKEFVETSTEMSAFFTALDQIELADLEQVRVIAQQIRTHVEQIPIPLSIKDAIIQAWAKQGTENFYAVRSSATAEDLPGASFAGQQDTYLNVKGQEELLWHVRKCWASLFTDRAIVYRAKNGFDHRNIYLSVVVQQLISPDTAGIMFTADPVNGNRTVVSIDASFGLGEALVSGQVSADLYKVKNSHIVSKKLAKKKLAIYALPEGGTVTKEIPPEQQDQQALSDRQISELAVLGKKIEQHYGVPQDIEFCVAKDEIYIVQSRPITTLYPRPDMPQRPLRVLLSFGHIQMATNAMKPLGLSVLQHIFPASVFNLAGGRVFIDLTDILHNPIARKVVPSVLKNVDESMSRAVAAVTSRPDFLEESQSAHNTAFSSVRKIAVPILRKGWKVLRSGNLEHILDEVAIYTREHQKGIQQALDGKQGAERIIIVQKQLKTLLLDILHNLIPYVFPGIISVFMLKKAITPRLGHDDEINKLNKSLPHNVTSEMGLELGDLADLLRELPAVQEYLKKADDQTFYSGLDGIAGGETFRRAFAGFMDKYGMRCPGEIDMTVTRWYEAPTRLNSALFSHLQSLRAGEHRLRFAEGQKEAETAMHIMLDSVKGKYFRSKIIKRLIAVYRQLGGLREQHKYILIAVMAECKKAIMEEADILVQQGILRESKDVYFLTLDELVNLLQHNFAGNVDELIAKRMEEHGRYQNLKPPRVMTSEGEIVIVPLNKENVSAGMIIGSPVSAGVAEGIARVILRPESAILREGEILVAPHTDPGWTPLFQSAVAVITEVGGLMTHGAVVAREYGIPAVVGVDDATTLIKDGEKIRVNGDLGYIEILSPKLEERE, encoded by the coding sequence ATGAAGCCATATGTACTCTTCTTTAATCAAATAGATGCCTCAAGCCTTAGCTATGTTGGCGGAAAGGGGGCTAACCTGGGTGAGATGACGCAGGCCGGCTTTCCTGTACCCGGCGGATTTTGTATAACGACCTATGCCTATAAGGAATTTGTAGAAACGAGTACGGAAATGTCGGCTTTTTTTACTGCCCTAGACCAAATTGAACTGGCCGACTTAGAGCAAGTGAGAGTAATCGCTCAGCAGATAAGGACCCATGTAGAGCAAATACCTATCCCGCTTTCGATTAAGGATGCCATTATTCAGGCCTGGGCAAAACAGGGAACGGAAAATTTTTACGCCGTCAGGTCCAGCGCAACGGCAGAAGATTTGCCTGGCGCATCCTTTGCGGGTCAGCAGGATACTTATCTAAATGTGAAAGGGCAGGAAGAACTGCTGTGGCACGTCAGAAAATGCTGGGCATCGCTGTTTACAGACCGCGCTATCGTGTATCGAGCTAAGAATGGTTTTGACCACCGGAATATCTATCTGTCTGTAGTCGTTCAGCAACTGATAAGCCCCGACACTGCTGGCATCATGTTCACCGCCGACCCGGTAAATGGTAATCGGACGGTTGTTTCCATTGACGCCAGTTTTGGTTTAGGTGAAGCCCTTGTCTCCGGGCAGGTGTCTGCTGATTTATATAAAGTAAAGAATAGTCATATTGTCAGCAAGAAGCTAGCGAAAAAGAAATTAGCCATCTATGCGTTACCGGAAGGCGGTACGGTCACCAAGGAAATTCCGCCGGAACAACAGGACCAGCAAGCTCTCAGTGACAGGCAAATTAGTGAGCTTGCGGTGCTAGGCAAAAAGATTGAGCAACACTATGGCGTACCCCAGGATATCGAATTTTGTGTGGCAAAGGATGAAATATATATTGTCCAGAGCCGGCCGATTACCACCCTTTATCCCCGGCCGGATATGCCGCAGCGGCCTTTGCGGGTATTGCTGTCCTTTGGCCATATTCAAATGGCAACGAATGCAATGAAGCCATTGGGCTTATCGGTATTACAGCATATATTTCCGGCCAGTGTCTTTAATCTTGCCGGGGGAAGAGTGTTTATTGATCTTACCGATATTTTGCACAATCCGATAGCCCGCAAGGTTGTTCCGTCAGTGCTTAAAAATGTAGACGAAAGCATGAGCCGGGCTGTGGCGGCGGTCACTTCGCGTCCCGACTTTCTTGAGGAAAGCCAATCTGCTCATAACACAGCATTCTCGTCCGTTAGAAAAATCGCAGTTCCTATCTTAAGGAAGGGATGGAAGGTTCTTCGTTCCGGTAACCTGGAACATATTCTGGATGAGGTAGCAATATATACCCGGGAACACCAAAAGGGGATACAACAAGCACTCGATGGAAAACAGGGCGCCGAACGGATAATCATTGTTCAAAAGCAATTGAAAACTCTTTTACTCGATATTCTACATAACCTGATTCCTTATGTTTTTCCCGGCATCATATCCGTTTTTATGCTGAAAAAAGCAATTACCCCTCGTTTGGGCCATGATGATGAGATTAATAAATTGAATAAGTCACTTCCTCACAATGTGACAAGTGAGATGGGGCTGGAATTGGGCGATCTTGCCGATCTGCTGCGGGAACTGCCGGCGGTCCAGGAATATCTCAAAAAAGCTGATGATCAAACCTTTTATTCCGGACTTGACGGTATAGCGGGTGGCGAAACTTTTAGACGTGCTTTTGCCGGGTTCATGGACAAGTACGGGATGAGGTGTCCCGGTGAAATTGATATGACCGTTACACGCTGGTATGAAGCGCCTACACGGTTAAACTCCGCATTGTTCAGTCACCTGCAGAGCCTGCGGGCCGGCGAACATCGGCTGCGATTTGCCGAGGGGCAAAAGGAAGCCGAAACAGCTATGCATATTATGTTAGACTCGGTAAAAGGGAAATATTTTAGAAGCAAAATCATTAAACGGCTAATCGCTGTTTACCGTCAGTTAGGCGGGCTGCGCGAGCAACATAAGTATATTCTCATTGCCGTTATGGCTGAATGCAAAAAAGCCATTATGGAGGAAGCTGATATACTTGTCCAACAGGGAATACTGCGGGAAAGCAAGGACGTGTATTTCCTGACACTAGATGAACTGGTTAATCTTTTGCAGCACAATTTTGCGGGAAATGTTGATGAACTGATTGCTAAGCGCATGGAAGAACACGGGCGGTATCAAAATTTGAAGCCACCGCGAGTCATGACAAGCGAGGGCGAAATTGTTATTGTTCCTCTTAATAAAGAAAATGTCTCAGCCGGAATGATCATCGGCAGTCCCGTTTCCGCCGGAGTGGCGGAAGGGATTGCCCGCGTTATACTTAGGCCGGAGAGTGCTATTTTGAGGGAAGGGGAAATTCTGGTGGCACCCCATACTGACCCAGGCTGGACCCCGCTCTTTCAATCTGCTGTTGCAGTTATAACCGAAGTCGGCGGCTTAATGACCCATGGGGCAGTGGTTGCCCGCGAATATGGCATTCCCGCGGTAGTAGGTGTTGATGATGCCACAACCTTAATTAAAGACGGAGAAAAAATAAGGGTTAATGGCGATTTGGGGTACATTGAAATTTTAAGCCCCAAGTTGGAGGAAAGGGAATAA
- a CDS encoding LysE family translocator, which translates to MNITSFLIYCVIVTFTPGPTNIVILSTVHGCGVKKAMEYTYGATLAFGTLLAGSAILNTVLAAVIPKILLIMQIIGTLYILYLAYQIYKMDTAGSTARQAATFRSGFIMQFVNPKVVLFTMTVIPGFVMPYYTEPQLLSIFVVVITVIGFLAFVTWVLFGAIFKEFLMKYQKSVNISMALFLIYSAIMGSGLVELVGR; encoded by the coding sequence ATGAATATTACCTCTTTTTTAATATATTGCGTTATCGTAACGTTTACACCGGGGCCGACCAATATTGTTATATTGTCTACGGTGCATGGTTGTGGAGTAAAAAAGGCGATGGAATACACCTATGGAGCAACGCTTGCCTTTGGTACCTTGCTTGCCGGTTCTGCCATTTTAAATACTGTACTTGCGGCCGTAATACCTAAGATTTTACTGATCATGCAGATCATCGGAACTCTTTATATTTTGTATTTGGCTTATCAGATATACAAAATGGATACAGCAGGATCAACGGCAAGGCAAGCTGCCACCTTTCGGTCGGGATTTATTATGCAGTTTGTAAATCCCAAAGTGGTATTGTTTACCATGACGGTCATTCCGGGTTTTGTCATGCCATATTATACAGAACCTCAGTTGTTATCAATATTTGTTGTAGTTATTACCGTTATTGGTTTTCTAGCCTTTGTTACCTGGGTGCTTTTTGGGGCGATTTTTAAAGAGTTTCTGATGAAATATCAGAAGTCAGTTAATATCAGTATGGCCCTGTTTTTAATCTATTCTGCTATAATGGGGTCAGGACTAGTTGAGCTTGTTGGGAGATGA
- a CDS encoding polysaccharide deacetylase family protein produces the protein MLSRRQFLKLGFGAMGTVAGLSFLWEYEGLNHSIPVLLYHRIGQEDNPYTITAEHFESNVKALSQEGYTTLSLNQVQQIIQHKAVVLPEKPLIITFDDGYLDNYLYAFPLLQKYSMVASFYIITGIIGQADRLTISQIREMQAAGMDFGSHTVTHRLLGTLSIDEVKIELAESKVTLEQIIGSKVDFVAYPGGSYSSDTLQIAQEAGYMAGWSTRLGVETFKHPFTLKRIPIFHHDQTHSLSYILLKKGFIPGLLFNL, from the coding sequence ATGCTTTCACGTCGGCAGTTTTTGAAACTTGGTTTCGGTGCGATGGGCACTGTAGCTGGATTGTCATTTCTTTGGGAATATGAAGGTCTGAATCATAGTATTCCGGTATTACTGTATCATCGGATTGGCCAGGAAGATAATCCGTATACAATTACGGCTGAACATTTTGAGTCAAACGTTAAGGCCTTGTCTCAGGAAGGCTATACGACTTTATCGCTTAATCAGGTTCAGCAAATCATCCAGCATAAAGCGGTTGTACTACCGGAGAAACCTTTGATCATTACTTTTGATGACGGCTATCTGGACAATTATCTCTATGCGTTTCCCCTATTGCAAAAATATTCTATGGTTGCAAGCTTTTATATTATTACCGGTATTATTGGACAAGCTGATCGCTTGACTATATCGCAAATTCGTGAAATGCAGGCTGCCGGTATGGACTTCGGGTCGCATACGGTGACGCATCGCTTACTGGGCACGCTTTCTATTGATGAGGTTAAAATTGAATTAGCGGAATCCAAGGTTACGCTTGAACAAATCATAGGCAGTAAAGTGGACTTTGTTGCCTATCCCGGCGGAAGTTATTCCAGCGATACGCTGCAGATAGCACAAGAAGCCGGCTATATGGCCGGATGGTCTACCCGTCTGGGCGTGGAAACCTTTAAGCATCCCTTTACGTTAAAGAGAATTCCGATCTTTCACCATGACCAAACCCACTCGCTTTCTTATATTCTCTTAAAAAAGGGATTCATACCGGGGCTGCTATTCAATCTATAG
- a CDS encoding WG repeat-containing protein, which translates to MQFNKKVLCFSFILILFISSVGIKVYADEKQNLKFDEARSFSENLAAVKINGKWGLIDLKGNFVVPAEYENISFYKGTAIIKIAGKYGVISTSGKEIIPAQYEEITYCKDWRNRPQNELLAVKQGGKWGVYNTTGRQIVPVFYDKIEINFNRTINVILNSKVGLLDESGHTIIPVGYNFISSSSQWDEKDPVKKLSVVRQGDKWGIADRSGKELIPVEYDRVSMGTNLIRVQKDKKFGFINYRGQEVIPLKYDEDWRYAGYYYFSEGLAAVSVAGKWGYIDERDKTVIPFEYDSGHPFKDGLAVVALNKKEGLINKENRVIIPLQYDNLYYLAQLYNGSTMYAGDNLIIVKLNGKEGVFDTDGQEIIPLKYDYISSIGDGLFKVQLDNKYGVIDKTDKVVIPIQSKVYEYIIYDDSKNFRVFGEGKWKFYKQNGDELISNEYDYALPFAHGLAPIKVNNKWGYVDMKGKLTSWSYQ; encoded by the coding sequence TTGCAATTTAATAAAAAGGTATTATGTTTTAGTTTTATCTTGATTCTATTTATTTCAAGTGTCGGAATAAAGGTTTATGCGGATGAAAAACAAAATCTGAAATTTGATGAGGCTCGTTCTTTCTCCGAGAACTTAGCAGCAGTTAAAATAAATGGGAAGTGGGGGCTTATCGATTTAAAGGGTAATTTTGTTGTACCTGCTGAATATGAAAATATAAGTTTTTATAAAGGAACTGCAATCATTAAAATTGCTGGCAAGTATGGAGTAATCAGTACATCGGGAAAGGAAATTATTCCTGCTCAATATGAAGAAATAACTTATTGCAAAGATTGGCGGAATAGACCTCAGAATGAGCTTCTTGCTGTGAAGCAGGGAGGGAAATGGGGTGTTTATAATACAACTGGCAGGCAAATTGTTCCGGTATTTTATGATAAAATCGAAATTAATTTTAACAGAACAATTAATGTGATTCTAAATAGCAAGGTGGGCCTGTTGGATGAGTCGGGGCATACGATAATTCCTGTTGGGTATAATTTTATTTCAAGTTCTTCACAGTGGGATGAAAAAGATCCAGTAAAAAAACTTTCCGTAGTACGGCAGGGGGATAAATGGGGTATTGCTGATCGAAGCGGGAAGGAACTTATTCCGGTAGAATATGATCGAGTAAGCATGGGAACTAACTTAATTAGGGTTCAGAAAGATAAGAAATTTGGATTTATCAATTATCGGGGGCAAGAAGTAATTCCTCTAAAATATGATGAGGACTGGAGATATGCGGGGTATTATTATTTCAGTGAAGGGCTGGCCGCGGTATCTGTTGCTGGAAAATGGGGCTATATTGATGAAAGGGATAAAACGGTCATTCCTTTTGAGTATGATAGTGGACATCCTTTTAAGGACGGTCTAGCAGTAGTTGCACTTAATAAAAAAGAGGGGTTGATTAATAAAGAAAATAGAGTCATTATTCCACTACAATATGATAATCTTTATTATTTGGCACAGCTTTATAATGGTTCGACAATGTATGCTGGAGACAATTTGATTATTGTAAAATTGAATGGTAAGGAAGGTGTTTTTGATACTGACGGTCAAGAAATTATTCCTTTAAAATATGATTACATAAGTTCAATTGGTGATGGATTATTTAAAGTGCAATTAGACAACAAGTATGGAGTTATTGATAAAACAGATAAAGTTGTGATACCGATACAAAGCAAAGTATATGAGTATATTATTTATGATGATAGTAAAAACTTTAGAGTTTTTGGTGAGGGGAAATGGAAGTTTTATAAACAAAATGGGGATGAATTAATTTCAAACGAGTATGACTACGCATTACCATTTGCCCATGGATTAGCACCGATAAAAGTAAATAATAAATGGGGATATGTAGATATGAAAGGAAAACTGACTTCTTGGAGCTATCAATGA
- a CDS encoding permease yields the protein MWQNLSNFKVIFLGILIDALPFILVSVLVSSILHNFISEKIIQESLPKKKSYNILLACCLGVIFPACDCGMVPIVRRLVQKGVPLYSAIAFLLSAPIINPVVAFSTFYAFNSLEIAFFRLFIAFFVASGTSLLIDRLFKQVPLSSINPAVNHGCECHSHDHNHAKAWKEKLLSVVDDACSEFFEMGKFLILGSAIGAAVQTFLPREFLLAIGHSPLLSVMVMILFAFTISVCSSADAFIASSFISSFSTQSLLAFMVFGPMIDIKNLFMLLHTFPLRFVITLITIVVLLCLLGSYIYPIATFEF from the coding sequence ATGTGGCAGAATCTTTCCAATTTCAAAGTCATTTTTTTAGGTATTCTCATCGACGCGTTACCCTTTATCTTAGTTAGCGTACTCGTTTCATCTATTTTGCATAATTTTATTTCGGAAAAGATAATTCAGGAGTCATTGCCCAAAAAGAAGAGCTACAATATTTTACTGGCCTGTTGTTTGGGCGTTATCTTTCCGGCCTGTGATTGCGGCATGGTGCCCATTGTCCGGCGGTTAGTGCAGAAAGGAGTGCCACTTTACTCGGCCATCGCCTTTTTATTATCCGCCCCGATTATCAATCCGGTTGTGGCATTTTCCACATTTTACGCGTTTAACAGCTTGGAAATAGCCTTTTTTCGATTATTCATCGCTTTTTTTGTGGCTTCTGGGACAAGCTTGCTCATTGATCGATTGTTTAAACAAGTCCCGTTAAGCAGTATAAATCCGGCGGTTAACCACGGTTGTGAATGCCATTCCCATGATCATAACCATGCAAAAGCTTGGAAAGAAAAGTTGCTCAGTGTGGTAGATGACGCTTGCAGTGAATTTTTTGAAATGGGTAAATTCTTGATTCTTGGATCGGCCATTGGCGCGGCGGTACAAACCTTTCTGCCGCGGGAATTTTTGCTGGCCATTGGCCACTCTCCGTTATTATCCGTTATGGTGATGATTCTGTTTGCCTTTACCATTTCCGTTTGTTCATCAGCGGATGCTTTTATTGCCTCCTCCTTTATCAGCAGTTTTTCCACCCAGTCTTTACTTGCCTTCATGGTCTTTGGCCCGATGATTGATATAAAAAACTTGTTTATGCTGCTGCATACGTTTCCCTTACGGTTTGTCATCACCTTAATTACCATTGTTGTACTTCTTTGTTTGCTAGGCAGTTATATCTATCCGATAGCAACTTTTGAATTTTGA
- a CDS encoding SGNH/GDSL hydrolase family protein, whose product MIVINAVKIVAIGDSVTYGFPYSPEQSWLYFTAKELAIEQVNSGVNGDTTSGMLSRFASDVCRHKPSYVIIMGGTNDAYEGLEVSQVVGNIKKMVQLARDNQITPIIGLPIPCNDWSAEILLGECREAMQEYAVNNGLNYIDFYAAMVDEETAEIKSGLHCDGVHPNEAGYRAMADVAIKALQNLL is encoded by the coding sequence GTGATTGTTATTAACGCAGTAAAAATAGTTGCCATAGGCGATTCCGTAACCTATGGTTTTCCCTATTCGCCGGAGCAATCGTGGCTTTATTTTACGGCTAAAGAACTGGCGATAGAACAGGTCAACAGCGGAGTGAACGGCGATACCACCAGCGGTATGCTCAGTCGCTTTGCCAGCGATGTGTGCAGGCACAAGCCATCCTATGTCATCATCATGGGCGGAACGAATGACGCTTATGAAGGCCTGGAGGTCAGCCAGGTTGTTGGCAATATCAAAAAGATGGTACAACTGGCTAGAGACAATCAAATTACTCCGATCATTGGTCTGCCGATACCGTGCAATGACTGGTCGGCCGAAATCTTGTTAGGCGAATGCCGGGAAGCTATGCAGGAGTATGCGGTTAACAATGGTCTTAACTATATTGACTTCTATGCAGCCATGGTTGATGAAGAGACTGCCGAAATAAAGTCCGGACTGCATTGTGACGGTGTACATCCCAATGAGGCCGGTTACAGGGCTATGGCTGACGTTGCTATTAAGGCACTTCAGAATTTGTTATAG
- a CDS encoding DUF1007 family protein has product MKIWLMAVLCSFIFTLPVSAHPHVFITPKATIVTGNHAVSQINVEWDFDDMSSALFKESGGSDSAAIWNLVFPQMQLLVNGSQAPRSGYYTYLEIDGKPYPNLMPAYFQTTFVDGILQCRFTLFINQPINHSVTLWFDDPTIYNQFDMYPGNFQIDNQGAQPVSLEQRSESGIDKIYVSF; this is encoded by the coding sequence ATGAAAATTTGGCTTATGGCAGTACTCTGTAGCTTCATATTTACTTTGCCGGTCAGCGCACATCCCCATGTGTTTATTACGCCGAAAGCGACGATTGTCACCGGTAACCACGCTGTTTCTCAGATCAATGTGGAATGGGACTTTGACGATATGTCATCCGCTTTATTTAAAGAAAGCGGTGGCTCCGACAGTGCTGCCATCTGGAATTTAGTGTTTCCGCAAATGCAGCTATTGGTGAATGGCAGCCAGGCGCCTCGTTCCGGCTATTATACATATCTTGAAATCGACGGCAAGCCTTATCCTAACCTTATGCCGGCATATTTTCAAACAACGTTTGTAGATGGCATTTTACAATGCCGCTTTACCTTGTTTATCAATCAACCTATCAATCACAGTGTAACCTTATGGTTTGATGATCCTACTATTTATAATCAGTTCGATATGTATCCCGGTAATTTTCAAATAGATAATCAAGGTGCTCAACCGGTTAGCTTGGAACAACGGAGCGAAAGTGGTATCGACAAAATTTATGTTTCATTTTAG